From Stigmatopora nigra isolate UIUO_SnigA unplaced genomic scaffold, RoL_Snig_1.1 HiC_scaffold_74, whole genome shotgun sequence, the proteins below share one genomic window:
- the meak7 gene encoding MTOR-associated protein MEAK7 isoform X1 yields MGNAESAVVQKRLTRFRPEHRPMIEGVFDRLRGNVVAQKLTENTLTFEMLQSSMCILTKDSMIRRSYQSMCSIAFEPTRKSAKVSMTAASGVHREQLVIFLADTLQGTAEEQAPLVMAMCQNEAFDKVVTNEQVTEFLQDLITAIVKIIVHKKLLQGWKSDKMGDGSQGINLLAQQMLSELKTTEQGNYDVTCLEDWIFRVPQISLYLQMLVAEGLAVWQNSQPVQPILPPCQETSWKDLLSLLDIPTLMFLAAQLPDRYSAPWRLVFSTLVHGESFTRMIAGLRKCGPTLLLIKDTRGYVFGGFASISWEVKPEFQGDSRCFLFSVFPRLSVYSATGYNQHFMYLNQNQHTMPNGLGMGGQHSYFGLWLDSDFGHGHSRARPKCTTFGSPQLSGDENFILDSMEIWAVGKASEPDEEEEAHINKSVMDKVPEVQSMMEMTGKKLHSLGLREPHEN; encoded by the exons ATGGGCAATGCAGAAAGTGCGGTTGTGCAGAAGCGACTGACTCGCTTTCGTCCTGAACATCGGCCGATGATTGAAGGAGTGTTTGACCGGTTACGGGGCAATGTTGTTGCCCAAAAGCTAACAGAAAACACCCTCACCTTTGAGATGTTGCAG TCCTCCATGTGCATTCTCACAAAAGACTCCATGATAAGGAGATCATACCAGTCTATGTGTAGTATTGCCTTTGAGCCAACAAGGAAATCTGCCAAAGTCAGTATGACCGCAGCTTCAGGAGTGCACAGAGAGCAATTGGTCATCTTCCTTGCAGACACCTTGCAGGGTACTGCAGAAGAACAAGCTCCTCTTGTCATGGCAATGTGCCAAAATGAAGCATTCGACAAGGTTGTCACCAATGAGCAAGTAACTGAG TTCTTACAGGACCTGATCACAGCTATAGTTAAAATTATTGTCCATAAAAAACTCCTTCAAGGGTGGAAATCAGACAAAATGGGTGATGGCTCACAGGGTATCAACCTGTTGGCACAGCAGATGTTATCAGAACTAAAAACCAcgg aaCAGGGAAACTATGATGTTACCTGTCTGGAGGACTGGATCTTTCGAGTACCCCAAATATCTTTGTACCTGCAGATGTTGGTAGCTGAGGGACTAGCTGTATGGCAAAATTCGCAGCCTGTCCAACCCATTTTGCCTCCTTGTCAAGAGACATCTTGGAAAGATCTACTGTCTCTTTTAGATATACCTACTCTCATGTTTCTTGCTGCGCAG TTGCCTGACAGATACAGTGCACCTTGGAGACTTGTGTTTTCCACACTGGTGCATGGTGAGAGCTTCACAAGGATGATTGCAGGCCTGAGAAAGTGTGGGCCCACCTTGCTGCTGATCAAAGACACAAGGGGGTACGTTTTTGGAGGTTTTGCCTCCATCAGCTGGGAAGTCAAACCTGAGTTTCAGG GTGACTCCAGATGTTTCCTGTTCTCAGTTTTCCCCAGATTAAGTGTTTATTCAGCGACAGGTTACAACCAACACTTCATGTACCTCAACCagaatcagcataccatgcccAACGGACTG gGCATGGGCGGTCAGCACAGTTACTTTGGGCTCTGGTTAGATAGTGATTTTGGACATGGTCACAGCCGTGCACGGCCAAAGTGCACAACCTTTGGAAGCCCTCAATTGTCAGGGGACGAGAACTTTATCTTGGACTCAATGGAAATATGGGCAGTGGGAAAGGCCTCCGAGCCAGACGAG GAAGAGGAAGCTCATATTAATAAGAGTGTCATGGACAAGGTTCCAGAAGTTCAGTCCATGATGGAGATGACCGGAAAAAAACTTCATAGTCTGGGTCTCAGGGAGCCACATGAGAATTGA
- the meak7 gene encoding MTOR-associated protein MEAK7 isoform X2, producing the protein MGNAESAVVQKRLTRFRPEHRPMIEGVFDRLRGNVVAQKLTENTLTFEMLQSSMCILTKDSMIRRSYQSMCSIAFEPTRKSAKVSMTAASGVHREQLVIFLADTLQGTAEEQAPLVMAMCQNEAFDKVVTNEQVTEVGKGWKSDKMGDGSQGINLLAQQMLSELKTTEQGNYDVTCLEDWIFRVPQISLYLQMLVAEGLAVWQNSQPVQPILPPCQETSWKDLLSLLDIPTLMFLAAQLPDRYSAPWRLVFSTLVHGESFTRMIAGLRKCGPTLLLIKDTRGYVFGGFASISWEVKPEFQGDSRCFLFSVFPRLSVYSATGYNQHFMYLNQNQHTMPNGLGMGGQHSYFGLWLDSDFGHGHSRARPKCTTFGSPQLSGDENFILDSMEIWAVGKASEPDEEEEAHINKSVMDKVPEVQSMMEMTGKKLHSLGLREPHEN; encoded by the exons ATGGGCAATGCAGAAAGTGCGGTTGTGCAGAAGCGACTGACTCGCTTTCGTCCTGAACATCGGCCGATGATTGAAGGAGTGTTTGACCGGTTACGGGGCAATGTTGTTGCCCAAAAGCTAACAGAAAACACCCTCACCTTTGAGATGTTGCAG TCCTCCATGTGCATTCTCACAAAAGACTCCATGATAAGGAGATCATACCAGTCTATGTGTAGTATTGCCTTTGAGCCAACAAGGAAATCTGCCAAAGTCAGTATGACCGCAGCTTCAGGAGTGCACAGAGAGCAATTGGTCATCTTCCTTGCAGACACCTTGCAGGGTACTGCAGAAGAACAAGCTCCTCTTGTCATGGCAATGTGCCAAAATGAAGCATTCGACAAGGTTGTCACCAATGAGCAAGTAACTGAGGTGGGTAAAG GGTGGAAATCAGACAAAATGGGTGATGGCTCACAGGGTATCAACCTGTTGGCACAGCAGATGTTATCAGAACTAAAAACCAcgg aaCAGGGAAACTATGATGTTACCTGTCTGGAGGACTGGATCTTTCGAGTACCCCAAATATCTTTGTACCTGCAGATGTTGGTAGCTGAGGGACTAGCTGTATGGCAAAATTCGCAGCCTGTCCAACCCATTTTGCCTCCTTGTCAAGAGACATCTTGGAAAGATCTACTGTCTCTTTTAGATATACCTACTCTCATGTTTCTTGCTGCGCAG TTGCCTGACAGATACAGTGCACCTTGGAGACTTGTGTTTTCCACACTGGTGCATGGTGAGAGCTTCACAAGGATGATTGCAGGCCTGAGAAAGTGTGGGCCCACCTTGCTGCTGATCAAAGACACAAGGGGGTACGTTTTTGGAGGTTTTGCCTCCATCAGCTGGGAAGTCAAACCTGAGTTTCAGG GTGACTCCAGATGTTTCCTGTTCTCAGTTTTCCCCAGATTAAGTGTTTATTCAGCGACAGGTTACAACCAACACTTCATGTACCTCAACCagaatcagcataccatgcccAACGGACTG gGCATGGGCGGTCAGCACAGTTACTTTGGGCTCTGGTTAGATAGTGATTTTGGACATGGTCACAGCCGTGCACGGCCAAAGTGCACAACCTTTGGAAGCCCTCAATTGTCAGGGGACGAGAACTTTATCTTGGACTCAATGGAAATATGGGCAGTGGGAAAGGCCTCCGAGCCAGACGAG GAAGAGGAAGCTCATATTAATAAGAGTGTCATGGACAAGGTTCCAGAAGTTCAGTCCATGATGGAGATGACCGGAAAAAAACTTCATAGTCTGGGTCTCAGGGAGCCACATGAGAATTGA
- the meak7 gene encoding MTOR-associated protein MEAK7 isoform X3 — protein sequence MGNAESAVVQKRLTRFRPEHRPMIEGVFDRLRGNVVAQKLTENTLTFEMLQSSMCILTKDSMIRRSYQSMCSIAFEPTRKSAKVSMTAASGVHREQLVIFLADTLQGTAEEQAPLVMAMCQNEAFDKVVTNEQVTEMLVAEGLAVWQNSQPVQPILPPCQETSWKDLLSLLDIPTLMFLAAQLPDRYSAPWRLVFSTLVHGESFTRMIAGLRKCGPTLLLIKDTRGYVFGGFASISWEVKPEFQGDSRCFLFSVFPRLSVYSATGYNQHFMYLNQNQHTMPNGLGMGGQHSYFGLWLDSDFGHGHSRARPKCTTFGSPQLSGDENFILDSMEIWAVGKASEPDEEEEAHINKSVMDKVPEVQSMMEMTGKKLHSLGLREPHEN from the exons ATGGGCAATGCAGAAAGTGCGGTTGTGCAGAAGCGACTGACTCGCTTTCGTCCTGAACATCGGCCGATGATTGAAGGAGTGTTTGACCGGTTACGGGGCAATGTTGTTGCCCAAAAGCTAACAGAAAACACCCTCACCTTTGAGATGTTGCAG TCCTCCATGTGCATTCTCACAAAAGACTCCATGATAAGGAGATCATACCAGTCTATGTGTAGTATTGCCTTTGAGCCAACAAGGAAATCTGCCAAAGTCAGTATGACCGCAGCTTCAGGAGTGCACAGAGAGCAATTGGTCATCTTCCTTGCAGACACCTTGCAGGGTACTGCAGAAGAACAAGCTCCTCTTGTCATGGCAATGTGCCAAAATGAAGCATTCGACAAGGTTGTCACCAATGAGCAAGTAACTGAG ATGTTGGTAGCTGAGGGACTAGCTGTATGGCAAAATTCGCAGCCTGTCCAACCCATTTTGCCTCCTTGTCAAGAGACATCTTGGAAAGATCTACTGTCTCTTTTAGATATACCTACTCTCATGTTTCTTGCTGCGCAG TTGCCTGACAGATACAGTGCACCTTGGAGACTTGTGTTTTCCACACTGGTGCATGGTGAGAGCTTCACAAGGATGATTGCAGGCCTGAGAAAGTGTGGGCCCACCTTGCTGCTGATCAAAGACACAAGGGGGTACGTTTTTGGAGGTTTTGCCTCCATCAGCTGGGAAGTCAAACCTGAGTTTCAGG GTGACTCCAGATGTTTCCTGTTCTCAGTTTTCCCCAGATTAAGTGTTTATTCAGCGACAGGTTACAACCAACACTTCATGTACCTCAACCagaatcagcataccatgcccAACGGACTG gGCATGGGCGGTCAGCACAGTTACTTTGGGCTCTGGTTAGATAGTGATTTTGGACATGGTCACAGCCGTGCACGGCCAAAGTGCACAACCTTTGGAAGCCCTCAATTGTCAGGGGACGAGAACTTTATCTTGGACTCAATGGAAATATGGGCAGTGGGAAAGGCCTCCGAGCCAGACGAG GAAGAGGAAGCTCATATTAATAAGAGTGTCATGGACAAGGTTCCAGAAGTTCAGTCCATGATGGAGATGACCGGAAAAAAACTTCATAGTCTGGGTCTCAGGGAGCCACATGAGAATTGA